One window from the genome of Glycine soja cultivar W05 chromosome 12, ASM419377v2, whole genome shotgun sequence encodes:
- the LOC114379548 gene encoding transcription factor bHLH30-like has translation MEMEDFLWGGGIAGDAPKRKSDGFEGSNGVIGSGCGSSFSLVLDRERGELVEAPVRLERKGVSTERSIEALKSHSEAERKRRARINAHLDTLRSVIPGAMKMDKASLLGEVIRHLKELKKNAAQACEGLMIPKDNDEISVEEQEGGLNGFPYSIRASLCCEYKPGLLSDIKQALDALHLMITRADIATLEGRMKNVFVIISSKEQNFEDAAYRQFLAGSVHQALKAVLNRFSVSEDILGTRKRRRISIFSSSPLEDFL, from the exons ATGGAAATGGAAGATTTTTTATGGGGTGGTGGCATTGCTGGAGATGCCCCTAAGAGGAAAAGTGATGGTTTTGAAGGAAGCAATGGTGTGATTGGAAGTGGGTGTGGTTCATCTTTCTCTCTGGTTTTGGATAGGGAGAGAGGGGAGCTTGTGGAGGCACCTGTGAGATTGGAAAGGAAGGGGGTGTCCACTGAGAGAAGCATTGAAGCTTTGAAGAGCCATAGTGAGGCAGAGAGGAAAAGGAGGGCAAGGATTAATGCACATCTTGATACGCTTCGCAGTGTGATTCCGGGTGCTATGAAG ATGGACAAAGCGTCATTACTCGGTGAGGTTATTAGACATTTGAAAGAGCTGAAGAAGAATGCAGCACAAGCTTGTGAAGGTTTGATGATACCAAAGGACAATGATGAAATAAGTGTTGAAGAACAGGAGGGTGGGTTGAATGGTTTTCCTTATTCGATTAGAGCATCACTATGTTGTGAATATAAACCCGGGCTATTATCTGATATAAAACAAGCACTAGATGCCCTTCATCTTATGATAACAAGGGCAGATATTGCAACATTGGAAGGCAGGATGAAGAATGTCTTTGTGATAATTAGTAGTAAAGAACAAAACTTTGAAGATGCTGCATACCGTCAGTTTCTCGCTGGTTCTGTTCACCAAGCTCTCAAGGCAGTGCTCAATAGATTTTCTGTTTCAGAGGACATTTTAGGAACCAGGAAAAGAAGGAGGATTTCTATATTCAGTTCTTCACCTTTAGAAGATTTTTTGTAA
- the LOC114378478 gene encoding uncharacterized protein LOC114378478 → MKGITGAPYRARCNGLTVTDVSWLPYTEHRGVRAFQEISYFQGQLRWGPMVVTVRPKRVVRQFGYIQSIPPPPVSARLSHDQIDDRWMQFADHLLPAGQLCLVPGQVSVDYMEWFFRISHPFMTSTQAGDQQRDAPVADPEDYIQSPSPQVPVAFDPPPYVDDYEGYEAIAQRLERVLNLRIVTAGTELYDIMQDCLTIARAGPSADGTVRAR, encoded by the exons atgaagggaatcacaggagcaccctacagggcacgttgtaatggtttgaccgtcacagatgtgtcctggttgccgTACACGGAGCATCGGGGGGTTAGGGCGTTTCAGGAGATTTCATATTTCCAGGGTCAGCTCAGATGGGGTCCTATGGTCGTCACAGTTCGACCGAAGAGGGTGGTACGCCAGTTCggttacatccagagcatccctccgccgcctgttagtgcacgattgtcacacgatcagatagatgacaggtggatgcaGTTTGCGGATCATTTACTACCTGCGGGTCAGCTTTGTctagtgcctgggcaggtatctgtggattacatggagtggttttttCGCATATCTCACCCATTCATGACATCGACCCAGGCAGGTGACCAGCAGAGGGATGCACCAGTTGCAGACCCTGAGGACTACATACAGTcgcccagcccccaggttccagtggcatttgacccccctccatatgtg gatgattacgagggatatgaggcgattgcacagaggttggagcgtgtgctcaaccttaggatagtcactgcaggcacagagttatatgacattatgcagGACTGCCTGACGATCGCGAGAGCGGGACCCAGTGCTGATGGGACTGTCAGGGCTCGTTAG